In a genomic window of Gossypium arboreum isolate Shixiya-1 chromosome 7, ASM2569848v2, whole genome shotgun sequence:
- the LOC108486690 gene encoding nuclear transcription factor Y subunit A-5-like, translated as MASRVRILPKENLLISCPPWWNSNEQQFVEIVPQNVSLKKAENRSQLYHNAKRFDLQLLDHEPTLAEAGVTGVNNSQCNSSESGQVESCRKDIEGQTKPVYLLNNPNTLLSPSHPNYNHSMACAQYPYTDAYFTGLFTPYGQQTIAQMTGTAPTRIPLPLDLAEDEPIYVNPKQYHGILRRRRHRAKVETRNKLVKSRKPYLHESRHLHAMNRIRGSGGRFLSKKKPQWSDPTSNYILDIGCLDQKDNNGSELESRCSHTAEYGGSCTSCSNISSITNNGGDISRRAVSSCNGIQNCASLVR; from the exons ATGGCTAGTCGGGTTCGAATCTTGCCGAAGGAAAATTTACTTATTAGTTGCCCACCGTGGTGGAATTCAAACGAACAGCAATTTGTTGAGATTGTACCACAGAATGTGAGCTTGAAGAAAGCAGAAAATCGCTCTCAACTATATCATAATGCAAAGCGTTTCGATCTTCAACTACTAGACCACGAACCAACATTAGCTGAAGCAGGTGTCACGGGAGTGAACAATTCGCAATGCAATTCATCGGAATCTG GTCAGGTTGAAAGTTGCAGGAAAGACATCGAAGGTCAAACGAAGCCGGTTTACTTGCTTAACAACCCAAACACATTGTTAAGCCCTTCTCATCCAAACTATAACCATTCAATG GCTTGTGCTCAATATCCTTACACCGATGCTTACTTTACCGGGCTATTTACTCCGTATGGGCAACAGACTATT GCCCAGATGACCGGAACTGCACCAACTCGAATTCCGCTGCCTCTTGATCTTGCAGAAGACGAGCCCATTTACGTCAATCCGAAACAATATCATGGGATTCTCAGGAGGAGGCGACATCGTGCAAAGGTCGAGACGCGAAACAAACTCGTTAAATCTCGAAAG CCATACCTTCACGAATCTCGCCATCTTCATGCAATGAATCGAATTCGGGGATCCGGCGGACGTTTTCTTAGCAAAAAGAAACCGCAATGGTCCGATCCAACCTCCAATTACATCTTGGATATCGGTTGCTTAGACCAAAAGGATAATAATGGATCGGAACTTGAGAGCCGTTGCTCACATACGGCAGAATACGGTGGTTCATGTACGAGCTGCTCCAACATTTCAAGTATCACCAACAATGGTGGCGACATATCTCGCCGTGCGGTCAGTTCGTGCAATGGAATACAAAACTGTGCTTCGCTTGTCCGGTGA